A stretch of Lactuca sativa cultivar Salinas chromosome 6, Lsat_Salinas_v11, whole genome shotgun sequence DNA encodes these proteins:
- the LOC111906059 gene encoding protein indeterminate-domain 7, translating into MKGMFLDDSMSNLTSASNEASLSSSSNKNEVGTMYPPPQQMQQSSLASVPINSDNQTQTNKKKRNLPGNPDPEAEVIAMSPKSLMATNRFVCEICNKGFQRDQNLQLHRRGHNLPWKLKQRSKQEVVRKKVYVCPEPSCVHHEPARALGDLTGIKKHFSRKHGEKKWKCEKCSKRYAVQSDWKAHSKICGTREYRCDCGTLFSRRDSFITHRAFCGALAGENARSSSSSSLLLSSNHLPLHLPMTFPLKTEPQHLLQHPQLNSNIMTNTLQQNHQLPSWFVHHHQQNPTPNNNSSNNLHLPSPSSPPHMSATALLQKAAQMGVTMSKPATGTNTAMVMSLQQQQQQHQQQQQQHQSILSGPHHHDHMCAPTSLLTAHHHASGLGNLSSSDNEQQGMLGLGGGFANVNTGCFDHQTDAITTNAMHAHSHLLHTESLACTTGMSTAFQEAYNGMMSSTKSAHSTGFQEAFISASGGAALNPSKANGGGQNDELTRDFLGLTGFPPHTVDHHFLSMAGLDQLSTSSPYHHHQQQQQQQQQDNHSQNQNQLPWHG; encoded by the exons atgaAGGGTATGTTTTTGGATGACAGTATGTCAAACTTAACATCAGCATCAAATGAAGCAAGCCTATCTTCATCAAGTAACAAGAATGAAGTTGGTACTATGTACCCTCCACCACAGCAGATGCAACAGTCCTCCTTAGCTTCTGTGCCAATTAATTCCGACAATCAAACGCAAACCAACAAGAAAAAGAGAAATCTTCCAGGCAATCCAG ACCCAGAGGCTGAGGTGATAGCTATGTCTCCAAAATCACTGATGGCAACAAACAGATTTGTATGTGAGATTTGCAACAAAGGGTTTCAAAGAGATCAGAATCTTCAGTTGCATAGACGAGGTCACAATCTGCCATGGAAGCTGAAGCAAAGATCAAAACAAGAGGTGGTTAGGAAGAAGGTGTATGTATGCCCAGAACCCAGTTGTGTCCACCATGAACCCGCAAGAGCACTTGGAGACCTCACTGGTATCAAAAAACATTTCTCAAGAAAACATGGCGAGAAGAAATGGAAATGCGAGAAGTGTTCGAAGCGATATGCTGTTCAATCCGACTGGAAAGCTCATTCCAAGATTTGTGGCACACGAGAATATCGATGTGATTGTGGCACACTTTTCTCAAG GAGGGACAGCTTCATTACTCACAGAGCCTTCTGTGGTGCTTTAGCAGGAGAAAATGCaagatcttcatcatcatcatccttaCTACTTTCATCAAATCACCTTCCTCTCCATTTGCCAATGACTTTCCCACTCAAAACTGAACCTCAACATCTCCTACAACACCCACAACTCAATTCAAACATCATGACGAATACTTTACAACAAAATCATCAGTTACCATCCTGGTTtgttcatcatcatcaacaaaaCCCTACCCCTAATAACAATTCAAGTAATAATCTTCATcttccttctccttcttctcctcctcACATGTCTGCCACCGCATTGCTCCAAAAGGCAGCTCAGATGGGTGTGACCATGAGCAAGCCTGCAACTGGTACCAATACTGCCATGGTCATGTCActgcagcaacagcaacagcaacatcaacagcaacagcaacagcaccAGTCCATTCTAAGTGGGCCCCACCATCATGATCACATGTGTGCACCTACATCACTGTTAACAGCTCATCATCACGCTTCCGGTCTTGGAAATTTGTCTTCAAGTGATAATGAACAACAAGGGATGCTGGGATTAGGTGGCGGGTTTGCTAACGTGAACACGGGTTGCTTCGACCACCAAACCGATGCAATCACAACCAATGCTATGCATGCTCACTCTCATCTGCTTCATACTGAATCCTTGGCTTGTACAACTGGAATGTCAACTGCATTTCAAGAGGCTTATAATGGCATGATGAGTTCAACAAAGAGTGCTCACAGTACCGGCTTTCAAGAAGCATTTATATCAGCGTCAGGCGGAGCAGCACTGAACCCGAGTAAAGCAAATGGCGGTGGTCAAAACGATGAGTTGACAAGGGATTTCTTGGGACTTACAGGATTTCCACCTCATACTGTTGATCATCATTTTCTCAGTATGGCTGGTTTGGATCAGTTAAGCACTTCTTCACCCTATCATCATCAtcagcagcagcagcaacaacagcaaCAAGATAATCATAGCCAGAACCAAAATCAATTACCTTGGCATGGGTAA